The Halomonas sp. KG2 genome contains a region encoding:
- the nfsA gene encoding oxygen-insensitive NADPH nitroreductase: MNDTIKLLKSHRSIRKFEEREIPPALLIELIRTGQAAATSSHIQAYSIIHVTDKHLRDQLVELTGGQKYVASSSDFLVFCADMKRPLEAARSTGENVVSGMTEQLLVATVDVSLVAQNIAIAAESEGLGICYIGGIRNNPQAVSELLSLPHHVYPVFGMCIGYPAQDPDIKPRLPVEAIVKKNRYSDDSEHVNAFNLTMHHYYQTRKGGNKVSDWSQSLAPLFNQKLRSHMQEFLIDKGFEMK; encoded by the coding sequence ATGAACGACACGATTAAACTATTGAAATCTCATCGCTCAATTAGAAAGTTTGAAGAGCGGGAAATTCCGCCGGCGTTATTGATCGAACTGATTCGTACCGGGCAAGCAGCAGCAACCTCCAGCCATATACAGGCATATAGCATAATACATGTCACCGATAAGCATTTACGCGACCAGTTAGTCGAGCTGACAGGTGGGCAAAAATACGTAGCGAGCAGCAGTGATTTCCTAGTCTTTTGTGCCGATATGAAGCGTCCACTTGAAGCGGCGAGAAGCACAGGAGAAAACGTCGTTAGTGGTATGACCGAGCAGCTTTTGGTTGCTACGGTAGACGTTTCATTGGTAGCACAAAACATCGCGATTGCGGCGGAGTCAGAAGGGCTAGGAATTTGCTACATAGGAGGTATACGCAATAATCCACAAGCCGTGAGCGAACTGCTAAGTTTGCCACACCATGTATACCCTGTCTTTGGTATGTGTATTGGTTATCCTGCACAAGATCCGGATATTAAGCCGCGGTTACCCGTTGAAGCTATCGTTAAAAAGAACAGATACAGTGATGATTCAGAGCATGTGAATGCTTTTAATCTCACCATGCATCACTATTACCAGACCCGCAAAGGGGGAAATAAAGTTTCAGACTGGTCTCAGAGTTTAGCCCCACTTTTTAATCAAAAGCTACGTTCGCATATGCAAGAGTTTCTTATTGATAAAGGTTTTGAGATGAAGTGA
- a CDS encoding CoA transferase, with protein MGALTGIRVLDLSRVLAGPWCSQVLADLGADVVKVERVGRGDDTRAWGPPYMKDAQGNETPETSYYQSSNRNKRSVAVDITTAKGQEVVRALAAESDVLVENFKAGSLKKYGLDYESLSNLNPRLIYCSITGFGQTGPRAQEPGYDFIIQGMGGLMSITGERDGVQGGGAQKVGVAVTDVMTGLYSVIAIQAALLAREKSGRGQHCDMALLDVQVAALGNQSQNYLSTGVSPGRYGNAHANIVPYNSFRASDKDFIIACGNDSQFAALSSAIGLPELSADPRFSKNESRVRNRDAITQILSEHFKRDTAEAWVKKISNVRVPVGLINDIADALAEPQVDARGMLVNIPHSLNPDFKMVGSPIHLSDTPVEYRRPAPLLGQDTNDVLTEYLGLSPEQLSQLKNDGVLG; from the coding sequence ATGGGAGCACTGACGGGAATTCGTGTGCTTGACCTAAGCCGAGTACTGGCTGGCCCCTGGTGTAGCCAAGTATTGGCCGATCTTGGCGCGGATGTCGTCAAGGTAGAGCGCGTAGGGCGGGGCGATGACACGCGTGCTTGGGGCCCGCCATACATGAAAGATGCTCAGGGTAACGAGACTCCAGAAACCTCGTATTACCAATCCTCCAATCGCAATAAGCGCTCGGTGGCTGTCGATATTACCACCGCAAAAGGGCAGGAAGTTGTTCGTGCACTGGCGGCTGAGAGTGACGTGCTGGTCGAGAACTTCAAAGCGGGCTCCCTAAAGAAGTATGGGTTGGATTATGAATCACTCTCCAATCTCAATCCGAGATTAATCTACTGCTCCATTACGGGGTTTGGCCAGACAGGGCCTCGCGCGCAGGAACCTGGCTATGATTTCATTATCCAGGGAATGGGTGGGCTCATGAGCATCACCGGGGAGCGTGATGGCGTTCAGGGTGGCGGTGCGCAGAAAGTGGGGGTGGCTGTCACCGATGTGATGACAGGGCTTTACTCGGTTATTGCCATTCAGGCTGCGCTACTGGCACGTGAAAAATCTGGTCGCGGCCAGCATTGCGACATGGCGCTGCTGGATGTTCAAGTGGCGGCATTAGGCAACCAGAGCCAGAACTATCTAAGCACAGGCGTTTCACCTGGGCGCTATGGTAATGCGCATGCCAACATTGTGCCTTACAACTCCTTTCGTGCCAGTGATAAGGACTTCATTATTGCGTGTGGCAACGATTCTCAGTTTGCCGCGCTGTCCAGCGCTATTGGGTTGCCAGAGCTTTCTGCTGATCCTCGGTTTTCAAAGAATGAAAGTCGGGTCAGAAATAGAGATGCAATCACCCAGATTCTCTCAGAGCATTTTAAACGCGATACAGCGGAAGCGTGGGTAAAAAAAATCAGCAACGTCAGGGTACCTGTAGGGCTAATTAACGATATTGCCGACGCACTAGCAGAGCCCCAGGTGGATGCCCGTGGCATGCTGGTTAATATTCCCCATTCTCTGAATCCTGACTTCAAGATGGTGGGGAGCCCAATTCATCTTTCCGACACGCCCGTAGAGTACCGAAGACCAGCACCACTGCTGGGGCAAGATACTAACGATGTACTCACCGAGTATCTTGGTCTTTCGCCAGAACAGTTATCGCAGCTGAAGAATGACGGCGTACTGGGGTAA